The DNA segment CCTTTACAAAGACTCTTGTCCAACTGCTTTGCTTTTTAGAGTGCCGCAAAGAGGTAACCAAGGCCCAGGGAGCTGAGAAGACTTATGCGGGGTCATACGCAATTTAAAGCCATAACCAGAAGGCATAAAATGACCCAGTCAGATGTGGAGGAAACAGCCTAGTAGTGAAAAAAGAATTgaatgaaaggggaaaaaagacataATAGTGCTTTGAACCAAAGAGCTTTATAAACACTTGTGGCTTTAACCTGCCCAGGAGGTAGATAAGCATGTGCCCTTTAGTTTGTCCTCAAACTCAACCTCTTGCAAGAGGTTAAGGAACACACCCAAGGTTGGAATTGACACTCAGACCTCCAGACTTCCTGGCTTTGGAGCTGGAagttcagcctccacctcccttgtCTATCAGGAAAAACATCTGGGTTATAATGCTTGAGGATGGGATATCAAGGGGAAGTGGTGGAAGTTCGGTTCTTCAAGAAACTTTGAGCAAGACTGCATGAGACCCTGCTAGGGGCCCCTCCCATTCCGAGTCATgcctcaaagaagtttctgcacTTCTATCCTGGAGGCTCCCCTTGTATGACCTTTAGAGAAATCTATTTGCCTAAGACGTTGGATGGAAGGAAAGAGAGCTGAGACTTCAAAATGTGTGAACACAGACACACCCCAAGGAGCTGCCTAAAGTAACAAAGCCTTTCCTTCACATGGCCACTTCTGCCTGTTCTAACAGGGATCCCCAGCCACATGAGCGAGTGCCTAAAGCAAAGCAAGAGGAACAGGCAGGAccacaagaagaaaaaagcaagggGAAGTCATCTTTAAAGGCCAAAAGGTcacataaaacataataaaatacaaccgtttcctttaaaaattttaatggacAGGAAATGGTATAGAATAACTGCCAAGTCACATAAGTTAActtttttgttaatgtttgtgATCCCGGAAAGAACACACTATCAGTCGATGCAAACCGCATGGGCGTTTTCATCAGTCGTTGTCTGAGCACATGACCGAGTGTGGGCCACGGACCCATCTTTACTTGGTCCAGAAATAAAAGCGGCTGCCATGTGTGGCAGGCTGCAGATCTCCCTCGATCTCAGGGCTGGGATCCGGTCTTGGTCTTGAGTGATAGGGATTCTCCGGTAAAGGTCGATCTGTTTTCACTTTGGTGACCTGGGAAGGGTGAAGAGGGCAAAAGCAAAGTTGAAAGCTAGGGTGGAGGAATCTGTAACCATCAATGCGCCTCCTGGTGTCTCCTCATTGCTCCCGCTGCTACAACTGCTCCCCGACTTAAATTCCCAGCAAATCACATTCAGACGTATTTAATCATTGAACAAACACTCAGGAAAGCCTACTTTATGTCATTCCATGTGGTAGAAACTAGGGATACAGAAGGGAACAAGATACTGTCCTCAAGGGGATCACAGTCTAGTGAGGGAGAAAGCCAGGAATAACAACCAAGATTTCCAAATCACCCTGATGGCTAATGGCAATGATGGAGACAGGAACTGCCTCTATAGGAGCAAGGACTGTGCACATCTAACCCATCCTGAAGGCTGGGGGTCTGGAATATTTTTAAGGAGGTAAGACTTAGCTTAAAGTCTGAGCAGGAGCCAGTCAGAAAGGCAAGGGAGGAAAAGACATTCCAAGGAAAGACTACATATGAAGATAGGCAGGCATGTCTTCAGAATGGCTGAATCAAAGGCTGCATGAAGAATGGAGGGAGATGAAGCATCTCACCAAGAACTTATTGCTAGAAATGATGCTGAGCacatgattccattccattttcacTCTTAGGAGGTCATTCTGCAGGGGCTCACTGAGGCCACCTAGCTAATAGTGGAAGAAATTGTACACAAAGCCAGATATGCCTACTCCAAAGCTTGTGCTTCTTAATACCACACTACAGTGGTGGACAGGCCAGATGATAAAGGGTATTAAATGATATGCAAAGGTGTTTGCGTTTTAACCTGACGGTTAACAGGTGCCACTGAAGCACGGCAGTAACTAAATCCCATCTCTGTAGGCTGGGAAGTGTGAAAGCTAAAGTGGAGAGAGGCAAGACCCAAATTGGGGAGCTGAGCCAATAAGCCAGGAGAGTGGTGAAGTACTAAACTGCAACAGGGAGAGAGATAATTTACACTCACAGTATCCCCTGATGGTCACAAAAATCTCAACTGGAAAGCCAGCAGAAACTGctgtcattttaaagataaagaaataggCCCAGAGAAGTAAGAAGACATAAGGCCACAGCTGTCAGCAGTCTTCTGATTATTCTTCTACTGGGCTGAACTCTTAAGTCACCTCATGTAAAATGACCAGATTCATCTTCCTAGATGTATAAATTCAGAAACCTTTTATTGGGAACAGAGCTTTTGTGTATACAATCACCCAATTATTATTATAACCACCTTATGAGGCATTATTATCTCTAGTGCACAGATGAAGACCAGGGAGGTTGGCATGCCTAAGATAAGATACACACTAATGTCAGAGCTAAAGCTGGAACCTAAGTCTTCAAGTCTACTAGTttcgtttgtttgcttttgaaagTTATCCCACCGCCCTGTCATAAGTACAGATGGTTCCTAATGATCCACTAGTGGTTCCTTGGTATTTGCAGCTCCTTTAAGGAATTAAAGACATTTatgaaattggctgggcacagtggctcatgcctgtaatccccgcactctgggaggctgaggcaggtggatcacttgaggtcagagttcaagaccagcccaggcaacatggtgaaaccccttctctactaaaaatacaaaatttagctggccatggtggcgggtgcctgtaatcccagctactcaagaggctgaggcagaattgcttgaacccggaaggcactggttgcagtgagcagagatcgtggcactgtactccagcctgggtgacagagtgagactccacttcaaaaagaaaaacaaaaaaaatgttgcccaggctagtcctgaactcgtgagctcaagcgatcctcctgcctcagcctcccaaagtgctagaattgcaggtgtgagccatggcacctgatCGAGAAATACACTTTTGAAAAGAgttaagagaattttttttttatctcacagagttttaaaaaatgttaatacaaAGATTCAAGAATAAATATGCTTTCTTACTAGCATGacttgttatttcttctttcataagTCAGAAATGAGAAAAGGTAGTTTTATTTGTTACATGTATAAGTTCTACCACTTTCCAATCTAGAATTatcaactatttaaaataatatgttcagTACATCAAAAAGTATCTGAAAATAATCAAGCCagatataaaagacaaaaaaattgctAAGTTATTACTCATGACACCAAGCTTATAATCCAACCATTCACAGATGCTATACACAAAGAGAAGGGAACTAGACCGGGTATGgtgacctgtaatcccatcacactgggaggctaaggtgggaggactgcttgagctcaggatctcaagaccagactgggtaatatagcaaaatcctgtctctactaaaatacaaaaattagttgggcatggtggcctgtgcctgtagtcccagctacttgggaggctgaggtgggagaatcacctgtgcccaggaagtcaaggctgcagtgagctgtgatcgcaccactgcattccagcctaggagaGAGAGTAAGACCTGAGTTTTTTCCTCCATGCCTTGCTACCTGTGCTGCTCCACAGGGAACAGAGGGAGCTGAGGCTGAAGAAGCAGGGATGGGTCAGATCATAAAGGGCCTGCATGCCATGTTATGGAGAAGATGCTTTATCTCACCAGCAATGGAGAGTCCCcgtacagtttttaaaaacacagtgacATAAGATTTGTTTTCCACACAGATCACTCTTCTTGTGGAGGTGTAATTTAATCCTCAATTCTTCAATTTCATCTAAAGCCCACATtgatccaccctcctctcccAGAAATTCATGTACCCCAGGTTAAGAACTCCTGTCCAAGAATAAGATAACAGCAGCAGGAACAatgagaggattaaaaaaaaaattccagaagatgCTAATCTAAAGGAAGTGATGACTGCATGGAATCAGTAGGGAATGAAGAATTCAGGTTTCTAGCTCTGATGTTTCAACAGATGGTGGTGTCAAAACTAAGATAGGAAAtataggagaaagagaaacacttttaaaagtacaagaatgtagttttaaaaaaaaaatcttagatatGTTCCTGAAAAATGTGGCATAAGCCTGATCCTATTTCCCCAGTGAATTCCACAATAACCTCCACAATGTTTTCAACTGACAGTGTTTCACTAATACTTTATCTTTCTCTACTCCCTTCTGTTCTTTAATTAGCTAATTAACtaaaaacaaacctgcacatgctaGAAGgcctaaagaaatttttttttttttttttttttttgagacggagtctcgctctgttgcccaggttggagtggaggtagtggcacaatctccattcactgcaagctccacctcccgggttcacaccattctcctgcctcagcctcccaagtagctgggactacaggcgcccaccaccacacccggctaattttttgtatttttagtagagacggggttttaccatgttagcgaggatggtctcgatctcctgacctcatgatttgcccacctcggcctcccaaagtgatgggattacaggcgtgagccaccacgcccagccagaaatatttctatttttaaaaattcctttctgGATTGTGTATAATCACTGCCTAATTAATATGTTTGGTAAATCTGGTAAGTTCTTACATCATATCTGTATTTACAGAGACCCTTTGCTGACCACCTCCTGCCTTTATCCCACCCCTGAATCAGAAAGTGAGACCTCCAGCAGAAGCCTTTTTACCTTTGACAGTTCTCCCAGGTCAGGCCGCACCCAGCCCAGTTTGTCCAGCACACACTCGTCAAACTTTGCCTGCTGTTTGCGACAGTGACGAAATAACTGCTGGCCAGTATAATCAATGCAAGTCCAATATTCTGTAAAAGGCTCTGCACAGTGACGTTTTATCTGCCTGGAAAAGAAAGCTGGGTTAGGGGCATCTCTttgcaaaacaatgaaaaacagaaaagtgagaaaaaaataggtaCAGATCTCAAATACATAGCCTTGCTTTTTGAAAGGTATGTGAGTACATATTCTTATCTCACTTACAAGACAACTTCAGGATCCTCAAGTTGAGAACAAGTTAGTaaacaaaaaagatttctgaGGTAGAAAACCTAATTTCTTTATATAGTAAGAAGAAAAGAGTGTAGCCTAATGCACGCCTATTTTACTCAGAGAGGAACTCCTTACTTGGGgcctatttattcttttctttagatCCAATTCCTCTAAGGGTATCAGCTTAGCAAATTTAGAAGAGGAGGAGGCATAATTAAATAATGGACATGCTGATAGAAGTCAAACGTGACAGACAATGGCAAAGGAAGAGACAgaattataaaaagcaaatacaCAAACTAACAAGCAGAAGATCCTGGGATCATTCAGTATAAAGACAAACTGTACTCCACTCCTCAAAAGCTCAAGGTCCTCATTTTATTTACGCATTGAACAAAAATAGATATTAATCCTTGCTATCAAGAACAAAGTTATATTATATTTGGTATTCTCTGCTAAGAAGCAGGGTAGCATATAATTCATTCTGTGGCCATCAAAAATGGCTAGAGAAAATTTAACTTCT comes from the Homo sapiens chromosome 9, GRCh38.p14 Primary Assembly genome and includes:
- the NDUFA8 gene encoding NADH dehydrogenase [ubiquinone] 1 alpha subcomplex subunit 8 isoform 1 (isoform 1 is encoded by transcript variant 1), which gives rise to MPGIVELPTLEELKVDEVKISSAVLKAAAHHYGAQCDKPNKEFMLCRWEEKDPRRCLEEGKLVNKCALDFFRQIKRHCAEPFTEYWTCIDYTGQQLFRHCRKQQAKFDECVLDKLGWVRPDLGELSKVTKVKTDRPLPENPYHSRPRPDPSPEIEGDLQPATHGSRFYFWTK